In Nicotiana tabacum cultivar K326 chromosome 19, ASM71507v2, whole genome shotgun sequence, one DNA window encodes the following:
- the LOC107784183 gene encoding cyclin-H1-1-like isoform X2: MEHHPKNIMLTCIYAACKAEENHVSAEELGKGIGQVHHSLGFDLIVYAPYHALDGFISDLEEFCGAKDDDQIVALKASLETARMEADKIMRTNGPLLFPPGQE; this comes from the exons ATGGAACATCACCCCAAAAACATAAT GTTAACCTGCATATATGCAGCTTGCAAGGCAGAGGAAAATCATGTATCAGCTGAGGAGCTTGGTAAGGGGATCGGGCAGGTTCATCAT AGTCTAGGATTTGATCTTATTGTTTATGCTCCATATCATGCACTTGATGGTTTTATCAGTGATTTAGAG GAGTTCTGCGGAGCTAAAGATGATGACCAGATTGTGGCACTGAAG GCTTCACTTGAAACTGCTAGGATGGAAGCAGATAAGATTATGCGTACCAATGGACCACTTCTATTCCCGCCCGGGCAG GAGTAA
- the LOC107784183 gene encoding cyclin-H1-1-like isoform X1 produces MEHHPKNIMLTCIYAACKAEENHVSAEELGKGIGQVHHSLGFDLIVYAPYHALDGFISDLEEFCGAKDDDQIVALKASLETARMEADKIMRTNGPLLFPPGQVP; encoded by the exons ATGGAACATCACCCCAAAAACATAAT GTTAACCTGCATATATGCAGCTTGCAAGGCAGAGGAAAATCATGTATCAGCTGAGGAGCTTGGTAAGGGGATCGGGCAGGTTCATCAT AGTCTAGGATTTGATCTTATTGTTTATGCTCCATATCATGCACTTGATGGTTTTATCAGTGATTTAGAG GAGTTCTGCGGAGCTAAAGATGATGACCAGATTGTGGCACTGAAG GCTTCACTTGAAACTGCTAGGATGGAAGCAGATAAGATTATGCGTACCAATGGACCACTTCTATTCCCGCCCGGGCAG GTACCTTAG